The Kosmotoga olearia TBF 19.5.1 sequence CTTGGGAAAAACTGTTTTGTTGGAGATCTTGCAACCATAAGAGAGGATGTTGAAATAGGTGATAAAACGATTGTGGGGAAAGGCGTAAGTGTTGAAAATGGTACAAAAATAGGAAAAAGGGTAAAGATTGAAACGGAGGCATATATTACAGCTTTTTCAACCATAGAAGATTACTGTTTCATTGCACCGGAAGTTACTTTTACCAATGATAACTTTCTCGGTAGAACAGAAGAGAGAAAAAAATATTTCAAGGGACCTGTTCTGAGAAAAGGAGCAAGAATCGGTGCCAATGCCACCATCTTGCCTGGAATAGAGATAGGTGAAGATGCCCTTGTAGCTGCTGGAAGTGTTGTTACACGAGATCTTGAACCAAGAAAAATTTATGTTGGTGTGCCAGCAAGATATTTTAAAGACGTTCCAGAAGAACAGTTGCTTGAAAATCAGGAATATTATGAATAATAACGAGAATCCGAGACCCGAGAGACCGAGATTATAGAAGATCGGGTCTAGGGTCTTGGGTGCAGGG is a genomic window containing:
- a CDS encoding acyltransferase; translated protein: MKKNISLGKNVVIEEEVEIGNNCTIGHNVVIRRGTIIEDNVTIGDNTVLGKEPFKASTSATTSVKELPPLVIGKGSIIGAGCVIYRGAKLGKNCFVGDLATIREDVEIGDKTIVGKGVSVENGTKIGKRVKIETEAYITAFSTIEDYCFIAPEVTFTNDNFLGRTEERKKYFKGPVLRKGARIGANATILPGIEIGEDALVAAGSVVTRDLEPRKIYVGVPARYFKDVPEEQLLENQEYYE